From Methanomicrobiales archaeon HGW-Methanomicrobiales-1, a single genomic window includes:
- a CDS encoding sugar phosphate isomerase/epimerase, with the protein MVSFSVASMFFHEYTVPEIFSFVSRTGLNAMEFWLETPHFWLRDLPADEVIACRKAHPELATLTVHTPILDLNPCSINPEVVDVSIGYAVRSLRIAEQLGATVLTIHPGRRTAKRPPSDADRVRFEHYLSVIRDAARGSPVRIGMENMEPTVNSLLCTPERMRELLDDEPWLFFTLDVAHALARSEEEPIRYIELCHDRLINVHISRFDHGRAHFPLDRYATMAQVMECLKDHRYDGYLTLEIEDLNFDHLFSAEEKIAVLARDCAFMRECMR; encoded by the coding sequence ATGGTTTCGTTCTCCGTTGCGAGTATGTTCTTTCACGAGTACACGGTTCCTGAGATATTTTCGTTTGTCTCCCGCACCGGCCTGAACGCAATGGAGTTCTGGTTAGAAACCCCCCATTTCTGGCTCCGCGACCTGCCGGCCGATGAGGTGATCGCATGCCGGAAGGCTCACCCGGAACTTGCCACGCTGACCGTGCACACCCCTATCCTTGACTTAAATCCCTGTTCTATCAATCCTGAAGTCGTTGATGTATCCATCGGGTATGCCGTCAGGTCACTGCGGATAGCCGAACAACTCGGAGCCACGGTTCTCACCATTCATCCCGGCCGGCGCACGGCTAAGCGCCCTCCCAGTGATGCAGACCGGGTCCGCTTTGAGCATTATCTCTCGGTAATTCGGGATGCGGCACGAGGCAGTCCTGTCCGAATCGGCATGGAGAATATGGAACCGACCGTCAACTCGTTGCTCTGCACTCCGGAGCGGATGCGGGAACTCCTGGATGATGAACCGTGGCTGTTCTTCACGCTTGACGTGGCGCATGCCCTTGCACGGTCCGAAGAAGAGCCAATCCGGTATATCGAACTCTGTCATGACCGTCTCATCAACGTGCATATCAGCCGCTTCGATCATGGCAGGGCGCATTTCCCGCTCGACCGGTATGCGACGATGGCGCAGGTCATGGAATGCTTAAAGGATCACCGGTATGACGGGTACCTTACGCTCGAAATTGAGGACCTGAACTTTGATCACCTGTTCTCTGCTGAAGAAAAGATCGCAGTCCTTGCCCGGGATTGTGCATTTATGCGGGAATGCATGCGATAA
- a CDS encoding HlyC/CorC family transporter: MIQDALQILLFIICILLSAFFSSAEVALISIHRAKVRTLVNEGRPGSQAVAVLKESPEHLLITILIGNNIVNVAAAALATSIAIQMFGDIGVGIATGFVVIVLLLFGEITPKIYAAHASDSFALTVAPIILFLSRLLTPVIWLVERVSPKLGLGKDFAEPVVTEEEIKEWIDVGKEEGTIEQGEQDMLYSVLEFADTTAREIMTPRVNVILMEDTVSFEEAIRIFNDTGFSRIPVYHEHIDNITGILNVKDVFSAMVSRRKDSAIKEVMYDPMFVPETQKIDDLLKELQVHRVQMAVVIDEYSSFVGIVTVEDILEELVGDIMDEFDKEEPEVQELAPGVYVIDAQTWVEDINEEMNLTLPTDESYETIGGLIIDRLGHLPKHPGEKVDIAIGNGVTLVVMQMHGRRIVKVKIVVHPEPKNGKQNE, encoded by the coding sequence ATGATCCAGGACGCATTGCAGATCCTGCTCTTTATTATCTGTATCCTCCTGTCCGCATTTTTTTCCAGTGCGGAAGTTGCACTTATCTCGATCCACCGGGCAAAAGTGCGGACTCTTGTCAATGAAGGAAGACCGGGATCACAAGCAGTTGCTGTGTTAAAAGAATCCCCTGAACACCTGCTCATCACGATCCTCATCGGGAACAATATTGTCAATGTTGCAGCAGCAGCACTTGCCACCTCAATTGCGATCCAGATGTTCGGGGACATTGGTGTGGGGATCGCTACCGGTTTTGTCGTCATCGTGCTGCTCCTCTTTGGCGAAATCACTCCTAAGATCTATGCCGCACACGCATCGGATTCATTTGCCCTGACGGTGGCACCCATCATACTTTTCCTCTCGCGTCTCTTAACCCCGGTTATCTGGTTAGTCGAACGGGTCAGCCCGAAACTGGGTCTCGGAAAAGATTTTGCAGAACCGGTAGTCACCGAAGAGGAGATCAAGGAATGGATCGATGTGGGCAAGGAAGAGGGCACAATCGAGCAGGGCGAGCAGGACATGCTCTACTCGGTGCTTGAGTTCGCAGATACCACTGCCCGGGAGATCATGACGCCCCGCGTCAATGTCATTTTAATGGAAGATACGGTCAGCTTTGAAGAAGCGATCAGGATCTTCAATGACACCGGGTTCTCGCGTATTCCCGTCTACCATGAGCATATCGATAATATCACCGGTATCTTAAATGTCAAGGATGTCTTTTCCGCGATGGTTTCGCGACGCAAGGACTCGGCAATAAAAGAAGTGATGTACGACCCGATGTTCGTGCCCGAGACCCAGAAGATCGATGACCTGTTAAAGGAACTGCAGGTGCACCGGGTGCAGATGGCCGTTGTCATCGACGAGTACAGCAGTTTTGTCGGCATTGTAACCGTTGAGGATATCTTAGAAGAACTCGTCGGCGACATCATGGATGAGTTCGATAAGGAAGAACCTGAAGTGCAGGAACTTGCACCGGGTGTCTATGTGATCGATGCCCAGACATGGGTTGAGGATATCAACGAAGAGATGAACCTTACCCTCCCGACCGATGAATCCTACGAGACCATTGGCGGACTCATCATCGACCGGCTCGGGCATCTTCCGAAACACCCCGGAGAAAAGGTGGATATCGCGATCGGCAATGGTGTCACGCTCGTGGTCATGCAGATGCACGGCCGCAGGATCGTGAAAGTGAAGATCGTGGTCCACCCGGAACCGAAGAATGGGAAGCAGAACGAATAA
- a CDS encoding phosphoribosylglycinamide formyltransferase has translation MKRIAVVASGRGSNFQAVIDAIRDGKVPAECVALITDNPKAYAIERAQKANIPCRIIDYTTFPSREVYERALLFSMQEVDADLFVLAGYMRILGSSIVRAFPGKMINIHPALLPAFTGLHAQRQAVQYGVKVAGCTVHFVDESLDGGPIILQKSVPVLETDDEDDLAERILEQEHIVFPEAVRLFCEDRLVIEGRKVRIL, from the coding sequence ATGAAACGCATTGCCGTGGTTGCATCGGGCAGGGGTTCGAATTTCCAGGCGGTCATCGATGCCATCCGTGATGGCAAGGTACCTGCGGAATGCGTTGCGCTGATCACGGATAACCCGAAAGCCTACGCGATTGAACGGGCGCAGAAGGCGAATATCCCGTGCAGGATCATCGATTATACCACGTTTCCCTCCCGTGAAGTCTACGAGCGGGCGCTCCTTTTCTCTATGCAGGAAGTGGATGCGGACCTCTTCGTTCTTGCCGGTTACATGCGAATTCTCGGCTCATCGATAGTCAGGGCGTTTCCCGGGAAGATGATCAATATCCATCCCGCCCTCCTGCCCGCGTTTACCGGGCTTCATGCCCAGCGGCAGGCCGTGCAGTACGGGGTAAAAGTGGCTGGCTGTACCGTGCATTTCGTTGACGAAAGTCTTGACGGGGGCCCCATCATCCTCCAGAAAAGCGTGCCGGTACTGGAGACCGATGATGAAGACGATCTCGCGGAGCGGATATTAGAGCAGGAGCATATCGTGTTTCCCGAGGCGGTCCGGCTTTTCTGTGAAGACCGGCTGGTGATTGAGGGGCGGAAGGTCCGGATTCTTTAA
- a CDS encoding ribonuclease P — MKERSKTPATKQIARERIEVLFEQARLAFAEFPDLSNRYVELARRIAMRQRIRIPQELRRKYCHHCNSYLVPGSNMRVRVHCGNVVVTCLACKQHTRYHVVKPHVGRSE; from the coding sequence ATGAAAGAGCGATCCAAAACACCCGCGACAAAACAGATTGCACGGGAGCGTATTGAAGTCCTGTTCGAACAGGCACGGCTCGCTTTTGCAGAGTTTCCGGATCTCAGTAACCGTTATGTGGAGCTCGCGCGCAGGATTGCCATGCGCCAGCGAATCCGGATCCCGCAGGAATTGCGCAGGAAATACTGCCATCACTGCAACTCCTACCTCGTGCCGGGAAGCAATATGCGGGTGCGGGTGCACTGCGGCAATGTCGTGGTCACCTGCCTTGCCTGCAAACAACATACACGTTATCATGTGGTGAAACCTCATGTCGGAAGAAGCGAATAA
- a CDS encoding RNA-binding protein, whose translation MQDLKPTVWIGKQGCTETMIEEIVAQLKNRKMIKVKWLQSVEVDPEAIALQARAKLVQTRGRTMVLADKKMNIKK comes from the coding sequence ATGCAGGATCTCAAGCCAACCGTCTGGATTGGCAAACAGGGCTGTACCGAGACGATGATCGAAGAGATCGTTGCCCAGCTCAAGAACCGGAAGATGATCAAGGTAAAATGGCTCCAGTCCGTGGAAGTCGACCCGGAGGCAATTGCCCTGCAGGCCCGGGCAAAACTCGTGCAGACACGGGGGCGGACCATGGTGCTTGCGGACAAAAAGATGAACATAAAAAAGTAA
- a CDS encoding 30S ribosomal protein S19e, whose translation MTTVYDVPADHIIRRVAEELKKRKEITPPEWAAFAKTGVHKEMPPEDPDWWFTRAAAVLRRVYVDGPLGVERMRSFYGGKKNRGSRPNAFRKGSGSVLRKALQQLEAAGLIVHDKTGRKVSPAGMSFMDNLSHEVKITPPAPVPKRVVPVTEEPKKVDTKKKAKVAVEGADGAKTEKKAPKGKKAEAKK comes from the coding sequence ATGACAACAGTATACGATGTCCCCGCCGACCATATTATCCGTAGGGTCGCTGAGGAGCTCAAGAAGCGGAAGGAAATAACACCGCCGGAATGGGCTGCCTTTGCAAAGACCGGGGTACACAAAGAAATGCCGCCTGAAGATCCCGACTGGTGGTTCACCCGGGCAGCAGCAGTGTTGAGACGCGTCTATGTCGACGGCCCCCTGGGCGTCGAGAGGATGCGAAGCTTTTACGGTGGTAAGAAGAACCGTGGATCACGCCCGAATGCATTCCGCAAGGGCAGTGGATCAGTCCTGAGAAAAGCTCTCCAGCAGCTGGAAGCAGCAGGCCTGATTGTCCACGACAAGACCGGCCGTAAAGTGTCACCGGCAGGCATGTCTTTCATGGACAACCTGTCCCACGAGGTAAAGATTACGCCTCCGGCACCGGTACCGAAGCGTGTCGTCCCTGTAACCGAAGAGCCCAAGAAGGTTGATACCAAGAAGAAGGCAAAGGTTGCAGTCGAAGGCGCAGACGGTGCCAAGACCGAGAAGAAAGCGCCGAAAGGCAAGAAAGCAGAAGCTAAAAAGTGA
- a CDS encoding alpha hydrolase: MKAGVLYSGGKDSSLAAIMLGTYYEVELNTFVLDPLRQIPSLEAAAQALGFPLIKRVFREGLKDELVDQVVSCGYPNDAINRIHHIAVETLSREYKVVGDGTRFNDRVPMLTRAEVQSLGNRTGCSYVRPLLGFVKAEVDRLVDRFLIVEYGETGTIRNGDYEAEIREAFRLRGIDSAPLFPAHHDQSLVIGRKS; encoded by the coding sequence ATGAAAGCCGGTGTGCTCTACAGCGGCGGAAAGGACAGTTCCCTTGCAGCAATAATGCTGGGTACGTATTATGAGGTCGAACTAAATACGTTCGTGCTCGACCCACTCCGCCAGATCCCATCGTTGGAGGCTGCGGCACAGGCTTTGGGGTTTCCCCTGATAAAACGTGTGTTTCGTGAAGGACTGAAAGACGAGCTGGTGGACCAGGTTGTGTCATGCGGGTACCCGAATGATGCGATCAACCGCATCCACCATATCGCGGTCGAAACCCTCAGCAGGGAGTATAAAGTAGTCGGTGACGGAACACGGTTCAATGACCGGGTTCCGATGCTGACCCGTGCTGAGGTACAAAGCCTTGGAAACCGGACCGGGTGTTCGTATGTGCGACCCCTGTTAGGCTTTGTCAAGGCGGAAGTCGATCGTCTGGTTGACCGGTTTCTCATCGTGGAATACGGGGAGACCGGGACCATCCGGAACGGTGATTACGAAGCTGAGATCAGGGAGGCGTTCCGCTTACGCGGAATCGATTCTGCCCCCCTCTTTCCGGCACACCATGACCAGTCGCTGGTCATCGGGAGAAAGTCATAA
- a CDS encoding 50S ribosomal protein L39e, with protein MSKVSKGRKIRLAKACDQNRRVPQWVMVRTKRGVVAHPKRRNWRKSQLKV; from the coding sequence ATGAGCAAAGTAAGCAAAGGCAGGAAGATCCGGCTGGCCAAAGCATGTGACCAGAACCGCCGTGTGCCCCAGTGGGTAATGGTTAGGACCAAGCGTGGGGTTGTTGCGCACCCGAAGAGAAGAAACTGGCGCAAGAGCCAGCTGAAGGTGTGA
- a CDS encoding 50S ribosomal protein L31e, with translation MAEIMKEHVYIIPLRNAKRMPRWKRCNGAMKDIKKYLAKHMKSEDVKIDQGINERVWYRGAEKPPSKIRVRAMKMEDGQVQAELAPES, from the coding sequence ATGGCAGAAATAATGAAGGAACATGTCTACATCATCCCTCTGCGGAATGCAAAGAGGATGCCGCGCTGGAAGCGATGCAATGGCGCAATGAAGGATATCAAGAAGTATCTCGCCAAGCACATGAAGAGCGAGGATGTCAAGATTGATCAGGGCATCAATGAGAGAGTGTGGTACCGGGGCGCAGAGAAGCCACCGTCAAAGATCCGGGTCCGCGCAATGAAGATGGAGGACGGGCAGGTTCAGGCTGAACTTGCACCGGAATCGTAG
- a CDS encoding translation initiation factor IF-6, with the protein MERTITFACDPNIGVFARVVGNVAIIPPESPEEFRHAVKESLKVEVIETTIQGSTIIGSLVAGNSRGVVVSGLASEEEIHLLEKHRKVFLLSDTMNAAGNVIMANDTFAAVHPDLPESVAKAIGEFLEVEVITLVLGGVKTVGMAGVATNKGVIVHPRATAAQIKKIEDVAKIPVGTGSINMGSGLIGTGLMVNDTGYLAGNATSGFELGRIEDVFGFLE; encoded by the coding sequence ATGGAAAGGACGATCACGTTTGCATGCGATCCGAATATCGGGGTTTTTGCCCGGGTAGTCGGAAATGTCGCTATAATACCGCCGGAATCCCCCGAGGAATTCAGGCATGCAGTAAAGGAGTCCCTCAAAGTCGAGGTCATTGAGACCACGATCCAGGGAAGCACAATCATCGGTTCGCTGGTTGCGGGTAACAGCCGGGGCGTTGTCGTCTCGGGTCTCGCATCGGAAGAGGAGATCCATCTTCTGGAGAAGCACCGCAAGGTGTTCCTGCTCAGCGATACGATGAATGCCGCGGGCAACGTGATCATGGCCAACGATACCTTTGCCGCTGTTCACCCGGATCTTCCGGAGAGCGTGGCAAAAGCGATCGGCGAGTTCCTCGAAGTAGAAGTGATTACGCTGGTTCTTGGTGGCGTGAAGACCGTCGGTATGGCGGGCGTTGCTACGAACAAGGGCGTTATCGTGCACCCAAGGGCTACTGCTGCCCAGATCAAGAAGATCGAAGATGTTGCGAAGATCCCGGTCGGTACCGGGTCGATCAACATGGGCAGCGGGCTTATCGGTACTGGCCTCATGGTCAATGATACCGGTTACCTTGCGGGGAACGCGACGAGCGGGTTTGAACTTGGCAGGATTGAAGACGTATTTGGATTTCTGGAGTGA
- a CDS encoding 50S ribosomal protein L18a: MENQKFEVKGTFLNGLEWAPYTKIIAAPNAKQATERTFAVIGSKHNL; encoded by the coding sequence ATGGAGAATCAGAAGTTTGAGGTTAAAGGAACCTTTTTGAATGGTCTGGAATGGGCCCCGTACACGAAGATTATCGCGGCACCCAATGCAAAGCAGGCAACGGAACGCACCTTTGCGGTGATTGGCAGCAAGCACAACCTGTGA
- a CDS encoding type II toxin-antitoxin system HicB family antitoxin encodes MKYTVVLEPQEEGGFTVQCVEIPGAISEGETREEALANIKEAIELVLEVQREELNKTSPALHREISKVEVADVA; translated from the coding sequence ATGAAATATACGGTAGTGCTTGAACCCCAGGAAGAGGGAGGTTTCACGGTCCAGTGCGTGGAGATCCCCGGCGCAATCAGCGAGGGTGAGACCCGTGAAGAAGCGCTTGCCAATATCAAAGAAGCCATAGAACTTGTTCTTGAAGTTCAGAGAGAAGAACTGAATAAGACATCCCCCGCACTGCACCGCGAGATCTCCAAGGTCGAAGTGGCGGATGTCGCATAA